The following proteins come from a genomic window of Populus nigra chromosome 6, ddPopNigr1.1, whole genome shotgun sequence:
- the LOC133695619 gene encoding pentatricopeptide repeat-containing protein At5g04780, mitochondrial yields the protein MNTFRIFCNKKRFSENFIVYRKHFCSLGNATKKPEIITQQDFFFDATKVLKLHPLLQFCAKNREPITGKACHGQVIRLGLETDTLTSNMLMNMYSKCGLIRRACKVFDEIPERSMVSWNIMIGTCVQNGEEEKAIDIFLEMQREGSPCSEFTVSSVVCACAAKGDVFFCRQLHAFAIKAVVDADVFVGTALIDVYAKCGSIEDASCVFEGMPERNDVTWSSIVAGFVQNELYEEGLVLFARGKEMGLENNQFMISSIIRACAGLAALIEGRQVHAIVCRTGFGPNNFVASALVDMYAKCGSIEEAYVVFCNIERKNVVLWNAIISGLAKHACSSEVMNLFEEMQQTGMQPDEVTYVAVLSACVHVGLVDKGRSYFDLMTREHNVSPNVLHYSCMVDILGRGGLVHEAHELMTKMPFAATASMWGSLLASCRIHGNLELAEIAAKNLFEMEPDRGGNYVLLANTYAASKKWEEAAKARKSLKGSEILKERGKSWIEIKDKVHTFMAGERTHPRITDIYLELNNLLEEMTKLVNKAETDFDLHDL from the coding sequence ATGAATACATTTAGGATCTTTTGCAACAAGAAGAGATTCAgtgaaaattttattgtttatcgTAAACACTTCTGTTCCTTAGGTAACGCTACCAAAAAACCTGAAATTATAACTCAACAAGACTTTTTCTTTGACGCCACCAAAGTATTAAAGTTGCATCCTTTACTACAATTCTGTGCAAAAAATCGAGAACCCATTACAGGGAAGGCCTGCCATGGACAAGTGATTCGATTGGGGTTAGAAACAGATACCTTAACATCAAATATGTTGATGAATATGTACTCGAAATGTGGTCTAATTCGTCGTGCTTGTAAGGTGTTTGATGAAATACCTGAGAGAAGTATGGTTTCATGGAATATAATGATCGGTACTTGTGTACAGAATGGAGAGGAGGAAAAGGCTATCGACATTTTCTTGGAAATGCAAAGAGAAGGAAGCCCATGCAGTGAATTCACGGTTTCTAGTGTTGTTTGTGCTTGTGCTGCTAAAGGTGACGTCTTTTTCTGTAGGCAGTTGCATGCTTTTGCTATCAAGGCTGTAGTGGATGCTGATGTTTTTGTGGGTACTGCATTGATTGATGTTTATGCAAAATGTGGGTCGATTGAAGATGCAAGTTGTGTTTTTGAAGGGATGCCTGAGAGGAATGATGTTACGTGGAGTTCAATAGTGGCAGGGTTTGTGCAAAATGAGCTTTATGAAGAGGGCTTGGTGTTGTTTGCTAGAGGGAAGGAAATGGGGCTTGAAAATAATCAGTTTATGATATCATCCATTATTAGGGCTTGTGCAGGGTTGGCAGCTTTGATTGAAGGGAGGCAGGTGCATGCTATTGTTTGTAGAACTGGTTTTGGTCCGAATAATTTTGTTGCTTCCGCTCTTGTAGACATGTATGCCAAATGTGGTAGCATAGAAGAGGCTTATGTTGTGTTTTGTAATATAGAGAGAAAGAATGTTGTCTTGTGGAATGCTATAATTTCCGGGCTTGCTAAACATGCTTGCTCTTCGGAAGTAATGAATTTATTCGAGGAAATGCAGCAGACGGGTATGCAGCCGGATGAAGTGACTTATGTTGCAGTATTATCCGCATGTGTTCATGTAGGTTTGGTGGACAAGGGACGAAGCTATTTCGACCTTATGACAAGAGAGCACAACGTGTCACCAAATGTCCTTCATTATTCATGCATGGTTGATATTCTTGGCAGGGGAGGACTGGTTCATGAAGCTCATGAGTTGATGACGAAAATGCCATTTGCTGCTACTGCTTCAATGTGGGGATCACTTTTGGCCTCTTGCAGGATTCATGGGAATCTTGAATTAGCTGAGATTGCAGCTAAGAACTTGTTCGAGATGGAACCTGACCGTGGAGGAAACTATGTTCTACTAGCAAACACATACGCTGCTAGTAAAAAGTGGGAGGAAGCTGCAAAAGCAAGAAAGTCCCTCAAAGGGAGTGAGATCTTGAAGGAGAGGGGCAAGAGTTGGATCGAAATTAAGGACAAAGTTCACACTTTTATGGCTGGCGAGAGAACCCATCCCAGAATAACTGATATATATTTAGAGTTGAATAACTTGCTAGAAGAGATGACTAAACTAGTTAATAAAGCTGAGACTGACTTTGACCTTCATGATCTCTAA